Proteins from one Mycobacterium sp. HUMS_12744610 genomic window:
- a CDS encoding nucleotidyltransferase domain-containing protein codes for MQLNRPFATVTPTLDGDVLGVLATSEVTFTIAQIQRILTTASGEGIRKVLTRLTAQGVVLHDRVGRTNIYRLNTEHLAAEPILALSRLTATFLDRLEAHLEGWGEVPKYAAVFGSAATGRMTLDSDIDLFLVRASDTEHDGRLGDPEAWEQQVSELARSVTAWTGNDGRIVEFTEDELRAAAAAGEPLLSDVARQGLTVAGTRAWLNSQLRPRGKARDREGPDGGDT; via the coding sequence ATGCAGCTGAACCGGCCGTTCGCCACGGTGACGCCGACGTTGGACGGTGACGTACTCGGCGTGCTGGCGACCAGCGAGGTGACGTTCACGATCGCCCAGATCCAGCGCATCCTGACCACCGCGTCAGGCGAAGGCATCCGCAAAGTCCTGACCCGCCTCACTGCCCAGGGTGTGGTACTCCATGATCGAGTCGGCAGGACCAACATTTACCGACTCAACACCGAACATCTTGCGGCAGAGCCGATCCTGGCGCTATCACGGCTGACCGCAACGTTCCTGGACCGCCTCGAGGCGCACCTGGAAGGGTGGGGCGAGGTGCCCAAGTACGCCGCGGTGTTCGGGTCAGCCGCGACGGGGCGGATGACTCTCGACAGCGACATTGATCTGTTCTTGGTGCGCGCCTCCGACACCGAACACGATGGCCGCCTGGGTGATCCGGAGGCGTGGGAGCAACAGGTGAGCGAACTCGCACGGTCGGTCACCGCTTGGACGGGCAACGACGGCCGCATCGTCGAGTTCACCGAAGACGAGCTTCGCGCCGCGGCCGCCGCAGGTGAGCCGCTGCTCAGCGACGTGGCCAGGCAAGGCTTGACCGTCGCCGGGACACGGGCATGGCTCAATAGCCAGCTGCGCCCGAGAGGTAAGGCGCGGGATCGAGAAGGGCCCGATGGCGGGGACACGTAA
- a CDS encoding type II toxin-antitoxin system PemK/MazF family toxin, with the protein MRSQTYRVDLGHGLKPWVVLSNNSRNRSLNTVLAARITTTSKNAHVPTVVPLTAADPLVGFVLVDDIVQLYHDELTEPLGALSSPTMQEISKALRIALP; encoded by the coding sequence ATGCGGAGCCAGACATACCGAGTGGACCTGGGGCACGGCTTGAAGCCGTGGGTTGTCCTCAGCAACAACTCCCGGAACAGAAGCCTGAACACCGTGTTAGCCGCGCGGATCACTACGACGAGCAAGAATGCGCACGTACCCACAGTCGTGCCCTTGACCGCCGCCGACCCTCTCGTCGGATTTGTCCTGGTCGACGACATCGTGCAGCTCTACCACGATGAACTCACCGAGCCACTCGGCGCGCTCTCCTCGCCAACGATGCAGGAAATCAGCAAGGCTCTCCGGATAGCACTCCCCTGA
- a CDS encoding cytochrome P450 codes for MTTRLIWQLIRAQECVEQIEARLTGPLVVSSHGAISPTRPEDIVALLRDTTRLTHPMRGHDGTHPWVPTGAAPAQHARYRAVLNPLFRPRALAWLVPSIQEHAAALVDAIAAKGQCEAVGEVARQLATQTVLTLLGLPAGSLETLQRLLARQAEFPRSAPFHADLIEYVSQAISTARPPGIIAALRDEFEEVEILSFVLLLFGAAIETTTAGIGFALFELATDPQLRALLIRHPDQIGTFVNEVLRLYSPLGYCPRVTLEEITIGGVRVPPLTELELSLRTLNLASGYLITCGDDKIRGRPFYSFGAGSRRCLGMHVARAQLIVLVAEFVRRIPSFTVAQDHIELNVGDDSTRLGPTTMPLQWPT; via the coding sequence ATGACCACACGGCTGATATGGCAGTTGATTCGAGCTCAGGAGTGCGTCGAGCAGATCGAGGCGCGTCTGACTGGCCCGCTGGTCGTTTCCAGCCACGGCGCGATCAGCCCGACGCGACCCGAGGACATCGTGGCGCTTCTGCGCGACACGACCAGACTCACCCATCCGATGCGGGGCCACGACGGCACTCACCCCTGGGTGCCCACCGGCGCGGCACCCGCCCAACACGCCAGGTACCGGGCGGTCCTCAACCCGCTGTTCAGGCCACGAGCGTTGGCGTGGCTCGTGCCGTCCATCCAGGAGCACGCCGCGGCGCTCGTCGACGCGATCGCTGCGAAAGGCCAGTGCGAGGCCGTCGGTGAGGTCGCCCGCCAGCTGGCGACCCAGACAGTGCTGACGCTGCTCGGATTGCCGGCGGGCAGTCTTGAGACGCTGCAGCGGCTACTGGCGCGGCAAGCGGAATTCCCCAGGAGCGCGCCCTTCCATGCCGACCTGATCGAATACGTCAGCCAAGCGATTTCCACAGCCAGGCCGCCGGGGATCATTGCCGCCCTCCGCGACGAATTCGAGGAAGTGGAAATACTGAGCTTCGTCTTGCTCCTGTTCGGTGCGGCAATCGAGACGACGACTGCGGGAATCGGTTTTGCCCTGTTCGAGCTGGCCACCGACCCGCAGTTACGGGCACTGCTCATCCGGCACCCCGATCAGATCGGAACATTCGTCAACGAGGTGCTGCGCCTTTACTCTCCGCTCGGCTATTGCCCGCGCGTCACCCTGGAGGAAATCACCATTGGCGGGGTACGCGTGCCGCCGCTAACCGAACTGGAACTCTCATTGCGCACGTTGAATTTGGCCAGCGGCTACCTCATCACCTGCGGCGACGACAAAATCCGCGGCCGCCCGTTCTACTCATTCGGAGCCGGGTCGCGCCGATGTCTCGGAATGCACGTTGCCCGAGCGCAGCTGATCGTCCTTGTCGCCGAGTTCGTGCGTCGTATCCCCAGCTTCACGGTGGCACAGGACCACATCGAGTTGAACGTCGGCGACGATAGCACCCGACTCGGCCCGACCACCATGCCCTTGCAGTGGCCGACGTGA
- a CDS encoding SDR family NAD(P)-dependent oxidoreductase produces the protein MQSVSGTNVLVTGAAMGLGKLFAANAVKEGAAAVVLWDANETALKKTAAELEAAGGVIRVETVDVTSQDEVAEAAARVRADVGTIHVLFNNAGIVRGNGYFWESNPRDFLLTMEVNSIGPMLVAREFLPAMIASGMPCRVVNIASSAGLNAIPRMAAYAASKWAAIGFSDSLRLELEQAGHHDVKVTTVCPTYINTGMFEGAKGILFTPMLEQEDVVDRTWTAMLEGRPFVVMPWTSKMNKVLSAVLPVRLRDAYLRRVGVYNSMDEFTGH, from the coding sequence ATGCAGTCCGTCAGCGGAACGAACGTCCTCGTCACCGGTGCTGCCATGGGTCTCGGGAAGCTCTTCGCCGCCAACGCCGTCAAGGAGGGCGCCGCCGCGGTCGTCCTCTGGGACGCCAACGAGACCGCGCTGAAGAAGACCGCTGCGGAGTTGGAAGCCGCCGGCGGCGTAATTCGTGTCGAGACCGTCGACGTCACCTCGCAGGATGAGGTGGCCGAGGCCGCCGCGCGCGTCCGTGCAGACGTCGGCACCATTCACGTGCTCTTCAACAACGCCGGAATCGTGCGGGGAAACGGCTACTTCTGGGAGAGCAACCCTCGCGACTTCCTGCTCACCATGGAAGTCAATTCCATCGGCCCAATGCTGGTGGCGCGGGAGTTCCTGCCGGCGATGATCGCGTCCGGTATGCCGTGTCGGGTCGTCAACATCGCATCCTCAGCCGGGCTGAACGCCATCCCCCGCATGGCCGCATACGCCGCTTCGAAGTGGGCGGCAATCGGTTTCTCTGATTCGTTGCGGCTCGAGTTGGAACAGGCCGGCCATCACGACGTCAAAGTCACCACCGTGTGCCCGACGTACATCAACACCGGCATGTTCGAGGGCGCCAAGGGCATACTGTTCACCCCGATGCTCGAACAGGAGGACGTTGTCGACCGCACGTGGACGGCGATGCTCGAGGGCAGGCCGTTTGTGGTGATGCCGTGGACGTCGAAGATGAACAAGGTGCTCTCGGCGGTGTTGCCCGTCCGGCTGCGCGATGCGTACCTCCGCCGCGTCGGCGTGTACAACTCCATGGACGAGTTCACGGGGCATTAG